A genomic window from Coraliomargarita parva includes:
- the pilM gene encoding pilus assembly protein PilM → MSSAKRLIINCGASHVTAAVVASSGGSLQIDTFVAEQLVYDYSNDDAWLGALSDALKELCRQHKLSGKATFIIPGNQVLTKTFRIPHVEDSKRAQIIAFEAQQNIPYPLHEVVWDSQVVGDDGVETEVLFIACKSDTIDEFCRVVGQAGLTPESISAATVLDYNALQFADPALEGEVLLINVGARSTNLLFRNDDGIFVRNIALGGNALTQNIADSLGKSFPQAEEIKHRFFSGQLDYSNDDSGAKLLNSCADSFMRRMGQEITRSIVNYRRQKGGGAPKQILLSGRGALLSGLAEKLSETQKVTVEFFDPLLNVTLDGAIDIDPDVLRLQASEIIGEAARDQIADPACANLLPEAIQSEMRFSRQKPFLILAAACLAVAPWPVFLAANSKAAVYKEQVAEIQQQIPPLQSRKAQIFEYQEKAEALKASIQQVEGLVSTKTNWIQFFADLQESLALAKDVWLDGLKVQRFQPEKGTASYEVVVEGQMLVRETANGAQSIDQNTLSRRIKSLQSSFEGSEFVKATKQPKISWNQLREGLNVLPFEITLEIDTAKPL, encoded by the coding sequence ATGAGTAGCGCCAAACGACTAATCATTAACTGTGGGGCCAGCCACGTGACCGCAGCGGTCGTCGCCTCGTCCGGCGGCAGTCTGCAAATCGACACCTTCGTCGCGGAACAACTGGTCTATGATTATTCCAATGATGATGCCTGGCTCGGTGCGCTTTCGGATGCGCTCAAGGAGCTTTGTCGTCAGCACAAGCTGTCCGGCAAGGCCACTTTCATCATCCCCGGGAACCAGGTCCTGACCAAGACCTTCCGCATCCCGCATGTGGAAGACTCGAAGCGCGCCCAGATCATCGCCTTTGAGGCCCAGCAGAACATCCCTTATCCCCTCCACGAGGTGGTCTGGGACAGTCAGGTGGTCGGTGATGACGGGGTGGAGACCGAAGTGCTCTTCATCGCATGTAAGTCGGATACGATCGATGAGTTTTGCCGGGTGGTCGGGCAGGCCGGGTTGACGCCGGAGTCGATCAGTGCCGCCACCGTGTTGGACTACAATGCGCTCCAGTTTGCGGACCCTGCGCTGGAAGGCGAGGTTCTGCTCATTAATGTGGGCGCCCGTTCGACCAATTTGCTCTTCCGCAATGATGACGGTATATTTGTCCGTAACATCGCATTGGGCGGCAACGCGCTGACCCAGAATATTGCGGATAGCCTGGGCAAGAGCTTCCCTCAAGCCGAGGAGATCAAGCACCGCTTCTTCAGCGGGCAGTTGGATTACTCCAATGATGACTCCGGGGCCAAGCTCCTGAATTCCTGCGCGGATTCCTTCATGCGCCGGATGGGGCAGGAAATTACCCGCTCCATCGTGAACTACCGTCGCCAAAAAGGTGGCGGGGCGCCCAAGCAGATCCTGCTGAGCGGCCGTGGTGCCCTGCTGAGCGGCTTGGCCGAGAAGCTGTCTGAAACGCAAAAAGTGACGGTCGAGTTTTTCGATCCGCTCTTGAATGTGACGCTGGATGGCGCGATCGACATCGATCCGGATGTCCTGCGCCTGCAAGCCAGCGAGATCATCGGTGAAGCGGCCCGCGACCAGATTGCGGATCCCGCCTGTGCCAACCTCTTGCCCGAGGCGATCCAGAGCGAGATGCGTTTTTCGCGTCAGAAGCCTTTCCTCATTCTGGCGGCGGCCTGCCTGGCCGTGGCTCCCTGGCCCGTCTTCCTCGCAGCCAACAGCAAGGCTGCGGTCTATAAGGAGCAAGTCGCTGAAATTCAGCAGCAGATTCCGCCGCTGCAGTCCCGCAAGGCGCAAATCTTTGAATACCAGGAAAAGGCGGAGGCCCTGAAAGCTTCGATCCAGCAAGTGGAAGGGCTGGTTAGCACGAAGACCAACTGGATCCAGTTCTTCGCGGATCTTCAGGAGAGTCTCGCGCTGGCCAAGGATGTCTGGCTCGACGGGCTCAAGGTGCAACGCTTCCAACCGGAGAAGGGGACCGCTTCCTACGAGGTGGTCGTGGAAGGGCAGATGCTGGTGCGTGAGACGGCCAATGGCGCGCAGTCCATTGACCAGAATACACTCTCCCGCCGGATCAAGAGCCTGCAATCCAGTTTTGAAGGTTCCGAGTTCGTGAAGGCGACCAAGCAGCCGAAGATCTCGTGGAATCAACTACGGGAAGGGCTCAATGTGCTGCCTTTTGAGATTACCCTGGAGATCGACACTGCCAAGCCGCTCTAG
- a CDS encoding 16S rRNA (uracil(1498)-N(3))-methyltransferase, with translation MNLILFEQAFDRIQLSKDDPRAAHLRKVLRVELGTLVFVGFVNGLRARAKVVALEADGSVALEVVGTEPAPAALPLTLLVGLPRPHTAKRILFEAASLGVQTLAFFEAERGEPSYARSSLWQTDEWRERLRLGTEQSFGTHVPEVVMYPDLQTALSQLYDRPVRVALDNYEAAGALAAMLPQSAGSGVLAFGPERGWSPNERDTLRRNGWALAHLGPQVLRAETAVVATVAAVASQLGYWKDQTATSL, from the coding sequence ATGAACCTGATTCTTTTCGAACAGGCTTTCGATCGTATTCAACTGTCGAAGGACGATCCGCGGGCGGCGCATTTGCGCAAAGTGCTGCGAGTGGAATTGGGGACTCTGGTCTTTGTCGGTTTTGTGAACGGCCTACGGGCCCGGGCGAAAGTCGTGGCGCTGGAGGCGGATGGCAGTGTGGCACTCGAGGTGGTGGGTACGGAACCGGCGCCGGCAGCCTTGCCCCTGACCCTGCTGGTTGGCTTGCCGCGGCCGCATACGGCCAAGCGTATTCTTTTCGAGGCCGCCAGCCTGGGGGTGCAGACGCTGGCCTTTTTCGAGGCCGAGCGGGGCGAACCCTCCTACGCACGCAGCAGTCTCTGGCAGACCGACGAATGGCGTGAGCGGCTCCGGCTGGGTACGGAGCAAAGTTTCGGCACCCATGTGCCCGAGGTGGTCATGTATCCGGATCTTCAGACCGCACTCTCCCAGCTCTATGATCGTCCGGTCCGCGTGGCTCTCGATAATTATGAAGCGGCGGGGGCGCTCGCCGCGATGCTTCCTCAATCGGCCGGATCCGGTGTGCTGGCCTTCGGGCCCGAGCGGGGCTGGTCGCCGAACGAGCGCGATACGCTCCGCCGCAACGGCTGGGCGCTGGCCCATCTCGGACCTCAGGTCTTGCGTGCGGAAACCGCTGTGGTCGCTACTGTCGCGGCAGTGGCTTCGCAGCTCGGCTACTGGAAAGACCAGACCGCTACCTCGCTCTGA
- a CDS encoding Amuc_1100 family pilus-like protein has protein sequence MAFIKKNLVFSLFVLIALGVCAAGAYMAFSANGKLDSLQREVKTAEQQHRSLLQAAPSPSADNLVAAEDNVKQLTAELGKIREELRRGSRINASDDGVRVMAAIQQFIFDFQRKAAAHTTEKLEEAKALDPEATRPDMVGNDFAFGFEAYLKDATIPNDPTVVPELDKQRQILTYLMNQLIQADPMTIESVQRELIEQAAATDSRSSSKGFAIDPAITAAVPGAIDTMAFSVTFTGKTSALRDFLNELAQFNMPIVVRSVTVERPSGSATTVTAPRGGLESIFGAFEPAKNAGTGDAEPETQKPVVENTDSRFSVVLEFIDIVLPTETTEEAS, from the coding sequence ATGGCGTTTATAAAGAAAAACCTGGTCTTTAGCCTCTTCGTGCTGATCGCCCTCGGCGTCTGTGCGGCGGGCGCCTACATGGCTTTTTCCGCGAATGGAAAGCTCGATTCGCTGCAACGCGAGGTAAAGACTGCCGAACAACAACATCGCAGCTTGCTGCAGGCCGCTCCGTCCCCTTCGGCTGACAACCTGGTCGCCGCGGAAGATAATGTGAAGCAGCTCACTGCGGAACTGGGCAAGATACGTGAAGAGCTGCGCCGCGGATCGCGCATCAACGCCTCGGACGATGGTGTGCGTGTGATGGCGGCCATCCAGCAGTTTATCTTCGACTTCCAACGCAAAGCGGCCGCCCATACCACGGAGAAGTTGGAGGAAGCGAAAGCGCTCGACCCGGAAGCGACCCGGCCGGACATGGTGGGCAATGATTTTGCCTTCGGCTTTGAGGCCTACCTCAAAGACGCCACGATTCCGAACGATCCGACGGTAGTTCCGGAACTGGACAAGCAGCGCCAAATCCTGACTTACCTGATGAACCAACTGATCCAAGCCGATCCGATGACGATCGAATCGGTCCAGCGGGAATTGATCGAGCAAGCCGCGGCGACCGACTCGCGCTCCTCCAGCAAGGGCTTTGCGATTGATCCGGCGATTACGGCGGCAGTACCCGGCGCGATCGATACCATGGCGTTCAGCGTGACCTTTACCGGCAAGACCAGCGCCTTGCGGGACTTCCTCAATGAGTTGGCGCAGTTTAACATGCCGATTGTCGTGCGCAGCGTGACGGTGGAACGTCCGAGCGGCAGCGCCACGACCGTGACGGCACCGCGCGGTGGACTCGAAAGTATCTTCGGTGCCTTTGAACCTGCTAAAAATGCAGGGACAGGGGACGCGGAACCCGAGACACAGAAGCCGGTGGTGGAAAACACCGACTCGCGCTTCAGCGTCGTGCTCGAATTCATCGACATTGTCCTTCCGACT
- a CDS encoding NUDIX hydrolase, producing MADTLPFKISALVFIRNDAGEHLLIERTKSPNQGCWSPIGGKLDMHRGESPYECARRETMEEVGLKLGDEDLHCFGYISEKSYEGTGHWLMFLFDCKRRMHGLPEAIDEGHFAFFSRERIDSLPIPVTDRTLLWPYYDRYSEGFIGLRANCDPHGQLSLTEELRLPE from the coding sequence ATGGCGGACACCTTGCCCTTCAAAATCAGCGCACTTGTATTCATCCGAAATGACGCGGGTGAACATCTCCTCATTGAACGGACAAAGTCTCCCAACCAAGGGTGCTGGAGCCCCATCGGGGGCAAGCTCGACATGCATCGGGGCGAGTCCCCCTACGAATGCGCCCGGCGTGAGACCATGGAGGAAGTCGGCCTGAAACTGGGAGACGAGGACCTGCATTGCTTCGGATACATCTCGGAAAAAAGCTATGAGGGCACCGGCCACTGGCTGATGTTCCTGTTTGATTGCAAGCGCCGCATGCACGGACTGCCCGAAGCCATCGATGAAGGGCATTTCGCCTTCTTCAGCCGCGAGCGCATCGACAGCCTGCCGATTCCGGTAACCGACCGAACCCTGCTCTGGCCCTACTATGACCGTTACAGCGAAGGCTTTATCGGACTGCGCGCCAACTGCGACCCACACGGACAACTGAGCCTGACCGAAGAACTTCGCCTCCCCGAATAG
- a CDS encoding cysteine desulfurase family protein, protein MDPGYFDCNATTALWPEARAAWVEAVEQYWMNPSSPYRAAARAQVRMEAARAALAARFGLVPERVVFNSGASEGNNAVFAHWARCLPAEARVGVSPTEHPSVTEAARHYFGDRVRWLELGAEGAVSVEALGELLREGRLAAVSAMAANNETGILNDWQTIAGLCREAGVPYHCDASQWIGKMPLAGLGDCGIVTACGHKFGGPRGVGFWLLAPQMQGFEAQRGGAQEAGVRAGTPDLAGILALEAALRVAESVRTRCDAAERDRFVRGLCQAIPGTECVGEGMERLWNTTCLILPEFASVRWIRALEKRGFYVSSGSACSTGKEGPSPVLAAMGLSAGQMRRAIRVSSTWSTRPEDWDALAAAFLAAYHAMKEEAGRSGNEVISI, encoded by the coding sequence ATGGATCCTGGCTACTTTGATTGCAATGCGACCACGGCCCTGTGGCCTGAAGCCCGGGCTGCCTGGGTGGAGGCGGTCGAGCAGTACTGGATGAATCCGTCCAGTCCCTATCGTGCGGCGGCCCGGGCGCAGGTGCGCATGGAGGCAGCGCGGGCAGCTCTGGCGGCGCGTTTCGGACTGGTGCCGGAGCGTGTCGTTTTCAATTCGGGCGCAAGCGAAGGGAACAATGCGGTTTTTGCCCACTGGGCCCGGTGCCTGCCTGCGGAGGCCCGTGTCGGGGTGAGTCCGACCGAGCACCCGAGTGTGACCGAGGCGGCCCGGCATTATTTCGGTGACCGCGTGCGGTGGCTGGAACTCGGTGCGGAGGGCGCGGTCTCGGTCGAGGCGCTGGGGGAGCTGTTGCGGGAGGGCCGGCTGGCCGCGGTTTCCGCCATGGCGGCCAATAACGAAACCGGGATCCTGAATGACTGGCAGACGATTGCCGGGCTCTGTCGGGAAGCGGGGGTGCCCTATCATTGTGATGCCTCGCAGTGGATTGGAAAGATGCCGCTGGCGGGGCTGGGGGACTGTGGAATTGTGACCGCCTGCGGGCACAAGTTCGGCGGCCCCCGTGGCGTGGGCTTCTGGTTGCTTGCGCCGCAAATGCAAGGCTTTGAGGCCCAGCGGGGCGGGGCGCAGGAAGCCGGAGTGCGTGCGGGTACTCCGGACCTTGCGGGCATACTCGCGCTGGAGGCGGCCCTTCGGGTGGCGGAGTCGGTTCGTACCCGATGCGATGCCGCCGAGCGGGACCGTTTTGTCCGTGGGCTTTGTCAGGCGATTCCGGGAACGGAATGCGTGGGTGAAGGCATGGAACGTCTGTGGAATACGACTTGTCTGATTCTGCCGGAATTTGCCAGTGTACGCTGGATCCGGGCTTTGGAGAAACGGGGCTTCTATGTCTCTTCCGGTTCCGCATGTTCAACCGGCAAAGAAGGCCCCTCGCCGGTACTGGCCGCGATGGGCCTGTCCGCGGGGCAGATGCGCCGGGCGATCCGGGTGAGTTCGACCTGGAGTACCCGGCCCGAAGACTGGGATGCCTTGGCGGCGGCTTTCCTGGCAGCCTACCACGCGATGAAGGAGGAGGCCGGCCGTTCGGGGAACGAGGTGATCTCGATTTAA
- a CDS encoding DEAD/DEAH box helicase yields the protein MTFNELGLHETILKSIDEFGFKEPTPIQANAIPPILEGRDVIGSAQTGTGKTAAYALPILHRLGGHREGAPPRCLILGPTRELAAQVEDQFKSYGKYCEPKCCLVHGGVGYGKQIQELKAGADVVIATPGRLLDHLQQKNFDLRSIEVLVLDEVDRMVDMGFIDDVTRIIKLCNRNRQTLLFSATVSDEIKRLVGRFLKDPVEVAIGVKLSPAETVKHEIYPVGAMQKFDLLMALIEKMEIDSLIIFCRMKMGADRITRWLKEHQYNCAAMHSDLPQRVRTKSLEEFKTGKIQILVATDIASRGLDIANVTHVINYDVPEHPEDYVHRIGRTGRAQREGDAATILAPDEESKLHAIEKFIDQQIPQRKLEDFNYFHEPIIRSGEGGPPRRRRRNSASSRFGRRR from the coding sequence ATGACATTTAACGAACTCGGACTCCACGAAACCATCCTCAAATCCATCGACGAATTCGGCTTTAAAGAGCCGACTCCGATCCAGGCGAATGCGATCCCCCCGATCCTGGAAGGCCGGGATGTCATCGGTTCGGCCCAGACGGGTACGGGAAAGACCGCGGCCTATGCCTTGCCGATCCTGCATCGTCTTGGCGGGCACAGGGAAGGGGCGCCGCCGCGCTGCCTGATCCTGGGGCCGACGCGTGAACTGGCTGCCCAAGTCGAAGACCAGTTCAAGTCCTACGGCAAGTACTGCGAGCCGAAGTGCTGTCTGGTGCATGGCGGGGTGGGCTACGGCAAGCAGATTCAAGAGCTTAAGGCCGGGGCGGACGTGGTGATTGCGACGCCGGGGCGCTTGCTGGATCACTTGCAGCAGAAAAATTTCGACCTGCGTTCGATCGAGGTGCTCGTTCTGGACGAAGTCGACCGCATGGTGGACATGGGGTTCATCGACGATGTCACACGTATCATAAAGCTGTGCAACCGCAACCGGCAGACCCTGCTCTTTTCCGCCACGGTGTCGGATGAGATCAAGCGACTGGTGGGCCGCTTCCTGAAGGATCCGGTCGAGGTGGCCATCGGGGTAAAATTGTCCCCGGCGGAGACCGTGAAGCACGAGATCTATCCGGTGGGTGCGATGCAGAAGTTCGATTTGCTGATGGCGCTGATCGAGAAGATGGAGATCGATAGCCTGATTATTTTTTGCCGAATGAAGATGGGTGCCGACCGTATTACCCGTTGGCTGAAAGAGCACCAGTACAATTGTGCGGCGATGCATTCCGACCTCCCGCAACGGGTGCGGACCAAGTCCCTGGAGGAATTCAAAACCGGCAAGATCCAGATTCTGGTGGCGACGGATATCGCTTCCCGCGGTCTGGATATTGCGAACGTGACCCACGTCATCAATTACGATGTGCCGGAGCATCCGGAGGATTACGTGCACCGGATCGGGCGAACCGGACGGGCCCAGCGCGAAGGCGATGCGGCTACCATTCTGGCGCCGGACGAGGAGAGTAAGCTTCATGCGATCGAGAAGTTCATCGACCAGCAGATCCCGCAGCGCAAGCTGGAGGACTTCAATTATTTCCATGAACCGATCATTCGCAGCGGGGAGGGTGGACCGCCCCGCCGTCGCCGGCGCAACTCGGCCTCGAGCCGTTTCGGTCGCCGCCGCTAG
- the recF gene encoding DNA replication/repair protein RecF (All proteins in this family for which functions are known are DNA-binding proteins that assist the filamentation of RecA onto DNA for the initiation of recombination or recombinational repair.) has translation MRFLQLRLQQFRNIDFAELDLSSSRSFLLGANGQGKSNLLEALGLITALRSFRTQSLTALPQQGGPGYAVVYSVEHEQQGRTEVELQSARAGRTVSVDGEKISRLGDFIGRFPVVPLSSGDLMLLRGSPTERRRFLDLTLSAVDPAYYHALRRYHRGVAERNRLLKQNGSAAELSAFEAEIAPQAVALARRREQGFEALRRVLTCVYEGIAEADEGPEMVFQASDSCESEDAVAAMLRNSRKRDAIVGSTQKGPHRDDFALRLRVGGAREYASDGQQRGLCVALRIAQARFFHERLGVQPVILADDVLGELDPHRKAGFWKACPEDFQIIATGTELPDRPESWSVWQVRQGAFAPLMP, from the coding sequence ATGCGTTTCCTGCAACTCAGACTCCAGCAATTCCGGAACATCGACTTTGCCGAATTGGACCTGTCTTCGTCCCGCAGTTTTCTTCTCGGAGCCAATGGGCAGGGGAAGTCCAATCTGCTGGAGGCGTTGGGGCTGATTACGGCACTCCGTTCGTTCCGCACCCAAAGCCTGACAGCACTGCCGCAGCAAGGGGGGCCGGGCTATGCGGTGGTTTACTCGGTGGAACATGAGCAGCAGGGGCGCACCGAAGTCGAACTGCAGTCCGCCCGGGCCGGACGTACGGTTTCGGTGGATGGTGAAAAGATCAGCCGGTTGGGTGATTTTATCGGGCGTTTCCCGGTCGTGCCGCTCAGCTCGGGAGACTTGATGCTCCTGCGTGGCTCGCCCACCGAGCGTCGGCGTTTTCTCGACCTGACGCTTTCGGCGGTGGACCCTGCCTACTATCATGCCCTGCGGCGTTACCATCGCGGGGTGGCGGAGCGGAACCGGCTGCTCAAGCAGAACGGTTCCGCCGCAGAGCTGAGTGCCTTTGAGGCCGAGATCGCGCCGCAGGCGGTGGCCTTGGCTCGACGTCGGGAGCAAGGATTCGAGGCCTTGCGCAGGGTGTTGACCTGCGTCTACGAGGGAATCGCCGAGGCCGATGAGGGCCCGGAAATGGTTTTTCAGGCGAGTGATTCCTGCGAATCGGAAGACGCTGTGGCGGCCATGTTGCGAAACAGCCGCAAGCGGGATGCGATTGTCGGGTCGACCCAGAAGGGGCCGCACCGGGATGATTTTGCTCTGCGCCTGCGGGTCGGCGGGGCCCGTGAATATGCCTCCGACGGCCAACAGCGAGGGTTGTGTGTGGCGCTTCGTATCGCTCAAGCCCGATTCTTTCATGAGCGTTTGGGAGTGCAGCCGGTGATCCTGGCGGACGATGTCCTTGGTGAGCTAGACCCGCACCGCAAGGCCGGCTTCTGGAAGGCGTGCCCGGAAGACTTCCAGATCATCGCCACCGGAACGGAACTTCCGGACCGTCCCGAAAGTTGGAGTGTCTGGCAGGTGAGACAGGGGGCCTTTGCCCCGCTGATGCCATAG
- a CDS encoding BamA/OMP85 family outer membrane protein, which produces MRGRSLIVLCSGLAGCLVGTSGQSNITVDGLGWWENRQMESRVAFLHGFAPNEPAELDTAVLEDTAFLLYQQVRRQGYLQPRLSVDLIRGDGSVERVEWEAQDFWLPSGTTAEAASYQVEPGCLYYFESVQVDGLAEVSLEHPERYFVPGGALFNTRRARAYTPANLERRTQRLIDSLRQLGYRSARSAPPELEMDDTSGAVQVYLKCSPGPVFRVGMVELIDNGESRRLPELAGAILTPQWELDLKSKWRRIANEEGYPDARVWLESAGERAGEAGLVQDLKVQLKRGPAVSLRSVRFDGDEATKRSILKRQVDLTAGAPLDVQEVSEGRRRAMALGIFREVDYSIEPESASERDVTYHLVPGRRKELQLQAGWGSYEQLRAGFRGVGRNPFGRANVYEFGMKQSFKSQSADAIFSVPQLYGSAATAYVQGEYEEREEISYTTSHYGGSVGALTTLGERGLRLSAEYSLFKEDVDREEQSDFRSEENATVASLTFKATLDRRNDFLAPTAGYNLYLSYELANSLLGGSVDFHKFEVGGGIHQALTDSTILHFGLSGGYLYAPGAADENIPFGRRFFTGGENSVRGYREGEASPLDTDGNLIGAEAYALSNLELEQRLFEAVSVVFFWDSVVNARERDFGEGAWLNSVGLGIRYQTLVGPLRVEYGHNLNPRSKDTDGTLHFSIGFPF; this is translated from the coding sequence ATGAGAGGGCGTAGTCTCATCGTCTTGTGCTCCGGGCTCGCCGGATGTCTCGTCGGGACATCCGGGCAAAGTAATATCACGGTGGACGGCTTGGGCTGGTGGGAGAACCGCCAGATGGAGTCGCGGGTCGCATTCTTGCATGGCTTTGCGCCGAACGAGCCGGCCGAACTCGATACGGCCGTACTGGAGGATACCGCTTTTCTACTTTACCAACAGGTCCGGAGGCAGGGCTATTTACAGCCGCGTCTCTCGGTGGATTTGATCCGCGGCGACGGCTCGGTTGAAAGGGTCGAGTGGGAGGCGCAGGATTTTTGGTTGCCATCGGGGACCACGGCCGAGGCGGCGAGCTATCAGGTTGAGCCTGGATGCCTGTATTATTTTGAATCGGTTCAGGTTGATGGCTTGGCCGAGGTCTCGCTTGAGCATCCGGAGCGTTATTTCGTGCCTGGAGGCGCCTTGTTCAATACCCGGCGGGCAAGGGCCTACACGCCGGCCAATCTAGAGCGGCGCACGCAGCGTCTGATTGATTCGCTCCGGCAGTTGGGGTATCGATCAGCCCGGAGCGCGCCACCGGAGCTTGAGATGGATGATACCAGCGGGGCGGTGCAGGTGTACCTGAAGTGTAGTCCCGGACCGGTCTTCCGGGTTGGGATGGTCGAGCTCATCGACAACGGCGAGTCCAGGCGCTTGCCTGAGCTTGCAGGAGCGATCCTGACGCCTCAATGGGAGTTGGATCTCAAAAGCAAATGGCGCCGTATTGCCAATGAGGAAGGCTATCCGGATGCCCGGGTTTGGCTGGAATCTGCCGGGGAGCGCGCCGGCGAAGCTGGCTTGGTGCAAGACTTGAAAGTACAGCTCAAGCGGGGGCCCGCGGTGAGCTTGCGTTCAGTGCGTTTTGACGGGGATGAGGCGACGAAGCGATCGATCTTGAAGCGCCAGGTGGATTTGACTGCCGGGGCGCCATTGGATGTGCAGGAGGTCAGCGAGGGGCGGCGCCGGGCGATGGCTTTGGGTATTTTCCGGGAAGTGGACTATAGCATCGAACCGGAATCCGCATCGGAGCGGGATGTGACCTATCATCTAGTGCCGGGGCGGCGAAAGGAGTTACAGTTGCAGGCAGGTTGGGGGAGCTATGAGCAATTGCGGGCGGGCTTTCGCGGGGTCGGCAGGAACCCCTTTGGTCGGGCGAACGTCTATGAATTCGGGATGAAGCAAAGCTTCAAGTCGCAGTCGGCCGATGCGATTTTTTCGGTGCCGCAATTGTATGGTTCGGCTGCGACTGCTTATGTGCAGGGAGAGTATGAGGAGCGGGAGGAAATTTCCTACACGACTTCCCACTATGGGGGTTCGGTGGGGGCGCTGACCACCCTGGGCGAGCGCGGATTGCGGTTGTCGGCGGAATACAGCTTGTTCAAGGAGGATGTGGACCGGGAGGAACAATCTGATTTTCGTTCGGAGGAGAATGCCACGGTGGCGAGTCTGACCTTCAAGGCCACACTCGACCGGCGTAATGATTTTCTTGCGCCCACGGCCGGCTACAACCTCTACCTCTCCTATGAGCTCGCCAACAGTTTACTGGGTGGGAGCGTTGATTTTCATAAGTTCGAGGTGGGAGGCGGCATTCACCAAGCACTGACCGATAGTACGATTCTGCATTTCGGCTTGAGTGGCGGCTATCTCTACGCCCCGGGGGCGGCAGATGAGAATATCCCCTTCGGGCGGCGCTTCTTTACGGGGGGTGAAAATTCGGTTCGTGGCTACCGCGAGGGCGAAGCCTCGCCTCTGGATACTGACGGAAACCTGATCGGGGCCGAGGCTTATGCGCTGTCCAATTTGGAGCTGGAGCAACGCCTGTTCGAGGCTGTCTCCGTCGTATTCTTCTGGGATTCGGTGGTAAATGCGCGGGAGCGTGATTTTGGGGAGGGGGCCTGGCTGAACTCGGTGGGGCTGGGGATTCGCTACCAGACTTTAGTGGGCCCTTTGCGTGTGGAGTATGGGCACAACCTGAATCCGCGGAGCAAGGATACGGATGGGACATTGCACTTTTCGATCGGCTTTCCGTTTTAG
- a CDS encoding Cell division protein CpoB, with amino-acid sequence MRPIVRPLALLLLLLPTFFTACTPGDVEIVSETNEKQYQLAKSYESQGRMEEALSAYLRVIDSRRDAPESHLDAGNIYLKQLKDPIRAIYHFDRYLQLKPGSQQATQVRQLIETAQKEFARQLPAQPYQGDLERIDLMELVKNLKQENDSLKRDLVAAQARVKQLETMVGEARRVTPAQTQSTTTYRAPLATTATRSATSTGNTQRTAPDPASVPRTYQVQSGDSLSSISRKFYGTPSRWIDIYQANRDRLASENALKVGQELRIP; translated from the coding sequence ATGCGTCCGATAGTTCGTCCACTCGCTTTACTGCTTCTTCTGCTACCTACATTCTTCACTGCGTGCACGCCCGGTGATGTCGAAATCGTCAGCGAGACCAATGAGAAACAGTACCAGCTGGCCAAGAGCTACGAGAGCCAGGGACGCATGGAGGAGGCGCTGAGTGCCTATTTGCGGGTGATCGACTCCCGCCGGGATGCGCCGGAGTCGCACCTCGATGCCGGCAATATCTACCTCAAGCAGCTCAAGGATCCGATCCGTGCCATCTACCACTTCGACCGTTATCTCCAATTAAAGCCGGGGTCTCAGCAAGCCACCCAGGTACGACAATTGATTGAAACCGCCCAGAAGGAGTTTGCGCGTCAACTACCGGCCCAGCCTTACCAGGGGGATTTGGAGCGTATCGACCTAATGGAGCTGGTGAAGAATTTGAAGCAGGAGAACGATTCGCTGAAGCGTGATCTGGTTGCGGCCCAGGCCCGGGTGAAGCAGCTCGAAACCATGGTGGGCGAGGCACGGCGGGTCACGCCTGCGCAAACGCAAAGCACGACGACCTACCGTGCGCCGCTTGCCACGACGGCCACGCGGAGCGCCACCAGTACGGGAAATACGCAGCGTACAGCTCCGGACCCGGCCAGCGTGCCGCGCACATACCAAGTCCAATCCGGGGATTCCCTCAGCAGTATCAGTCGGAAATTTTATGGGACGCCCTCGCGCTGGATCGACATCTATCAGGCGAACCGGGATCGTTTGGCGAGTGAGAATGCCTTGAAGGTGGGGCAGGAGCTCCGCATCCCCTGA